The following proteins come from a genomic window of Nasonia vitripennis strain AsymCx chromosome 4 unlocalized genomic scaffold, Nvit_psr_1.1 chr4_random0004, whole genome shotgun sequence:
- the LOC116738671 gene encoding uncharacterized protein LOC116738671, which translates to MIHSPIRERQGLADGQNMIQAQQNIEQNAPLLGAGNNELPPGGLRPCGARTDDNDRTHDVEAVSKCTLPSYWSFNPRLWFAQAESAFLSSRITNDRSRYNLLVAHLPPDVAQEVSDIILAPPAEQRYDTLKAAVLSRLAASADQQLHQLLNEVQLGDRTFSQLLRYMRRLARTAITDEALRVKCLDLLPAQASRMCRVLKATLLEELADEIVAPCVPVSAVSRPSSPTSSGIASGSSTPLPQHEMTSLRLAMTQITTILQQQSLVLQSIASILTSSQQQQQQQRQQERRGRSRMPASQRQARTASPAPRAANPAWCWYHQRFASEATQCRPPCSYPTQEN; encoded by the coding sequence ATGATACACAGCCCGATACGGGAGCGCCAAGGCCTCGCCGACGGCCAAAACATGATTCAAGCGCAGCAGAATATAGAGCAGAACGCTCCGCTGCTCGGCGCGGGCAATAACGAGCTGCCCCCCGGCGGGCTCCGGCCGTGCGGCGCGCGAACCGACGATAACGACCGCACGCACGACGTCGAGGCGGTCTCAAAATGCACCCTTCCATCATACTGGAGTTTCAATCCGAGGCTTTGGTTCGCACAGGCGGAGTCGGCGTTCCTGTCCAGCCGAATCACCAACGACAGGAGCCGCTACAACCTCCTCGTCGCACACCTGCCGCCGGACGTGGCGCAGGAAGTCTCGGATATCATCCTGGCACCTCCAGCGGAGCAGCGGTACGACACCCTGAAGGCGGCGGTCCTGTCGCGCCTCGCCGCTTCGGCCGACCAGCAACTCCATCAGCTGCTCAACGAGGTGCAACTCGGCGACCGCACGTTTTCCCAGCTGCTGCGCTACATGCGGCGTCTGGCCAGAACGGCCATCACTGACGAGGCCCTGCGGGTTAAATGTCTCGACCTTCTGCCAGCCCAAGCCAGCCGCATGTGTCGCGTGCTGAAGGCGACCTTGCTGGAGGAACTCGCCGACGAGATCGTGGCGCCGTGCGTGCCAGTCAGCGCGGTTTCACGCCCCAGCTCACCTACATCGAGCGGCATCGCATCCGGGAGCAGTACACCGTTGCCCCAGCACGAAATGACTTCACTTCGCCTCGCCATGACGCAGATTACCACCATACTCCAGCAGCAGTCGCTCGTGCTTCAATCCATCGCCTCCATTCTCACGTCGAgccagcaacaacaacagcagcaacgaCAGCAGGAGCGACGCGGCCGCTCCCGCATGCCCGCCAGCCAGCGCCAAGCCCGCACCGCTTCACCAGCGCCGCGCGCCGCAAATCCAGCATGGTGCTGGTACCATCAGCGCTTTGCGAGCGAAGCAACGCAGTGCCGGCCACCCTGCTCGTATCCGACCCAGGAAAACTAA